One window of Candidatus Methylomirabilota bacterium genomic DNA carries:
- a CDS encoding redoxin domain-containing protein — protein MTTETRPPVAPGEAAPDFSLPAIDGSKDVTLADYRGKSPVFLALLLGLWCPFCRRQIVRLGTTEAKLRAEGVETVCVVATPPENARLYFKFRPSKLRLGADPGLTTHRAFRVPKPDAGPEFFKAMESVLINPESALPKPLPVMEAAGAISKLDGHVNSPADQADMERQFPQLKARYLIDRDGVVRWASIECANGLADLGSFPSDEEILAAARALPR, from the coding sequence ATGACGACCGAGACCCGCCCGCCCGTAGCCCCCGGCGAGGCCGCGCCCGACTTCTCGCTCCCCGCCATCGACGGCTCGAAGGACGTCACCCTCGCGGACTATCGGGGCAAGAGCCCGGTGTTTCTTGCGCTGCTCCTGGGCCTCTGGTGTCCCTTCTGCCGGCGGCAGATCGTGCGCCTCGGCACGACCGAGGCCAAGCTCAGGGCCGAGGGCGTGGAAACGGTGTGCGTGGTCGCCACGCCGCCGGAGAACGCGCGCCTCTACTTCAAGTTCCGCCCGTCCAAGCTGCGCCTGGGCGCCGACCCGGGGCTCACCACGCATCGCGCGTTTCGCGTGCCCAAGCCCGACGCCGGGCCCGAGTTCTTCAAGGCGATGGAGTCCGTCCTCATCAACCCGGAGAGCGCGCTGCCGAAGCCGCTTCCCGTGATGGAGGCGGCAGGGGCGATCAGCAAGCTGGACGGGCACGTGAACTCGCCGGCCGACCAGGCGGACATGGAGCGCCAGTTCCCCCAGCTCAAAGCGCGGTACCTGATCGATCGCGACGGCGTCGTGCGGTGGGCGAGCATCGAGTGCGCCAACGGCCTCGCCGACCTGGGGTCGTTCCCCTCGGACGAGGAGATCCTGGCCGCCGCGCGCGCCCTGCCGCGCTAG